aagcaacaagaagagagagaagaagagaagaagcaagatGCTCCAACACCTGATGTTCCTTCAAGAGTACAAAGGGtgaagaacagagaaagaaagaggcttCAAGCATCTTGCTATGTGtacgaaaaaaataagaaaacaaaaaaggaggcAAAAAAGGATGATGAAGAACTACCACAATTCAAGCTTATCTCTTCCGAGGAGGTATGCAATTAGTTCAAGCTGctgtttttttctattttctgcattgcagaaacagaaactgcaatgcagtttccgttTCCTGCAATGCAGTGTGTTATCTGCTTTacagaaatggaaactgcattgcagtttctgttttatcgaatgaagtttctaattagtttcctttcaaTCTGCAGTTAACACAAGAGGCATCTCAGCCCGATGCCACAAATCCAATTCCTGACCCCCCTAAAGGAACGAGCCTTAATGATTCAATACCTGTGGATCTACAACAATCaagtgatgaagatgaagcacaaaaaaagcaaacaaagaaaaaactaggATGGGGTCAGAAAAAGGTGTGGCAGAAAATTCCAAAGCCGGACAGGGAAAGCATTGAAAAACACTACTTAAGCACTCAACTTCGGTAACATCTCTattccaaaataacaattctttcatcttttaattacaattaaactaaaactaatCTTGTGAATTTCATGTATTCGAATCCACAGTGATATCTTTTGGGCAGGACTCAATGATGAGAAAGTGACAAACCATGATCTCAAAGATATTGTATGGGACCTGGAACTGTCACAAAACGTAAGTATTTACCAATTCTATAACACACACTGcactgtattttttatttgtgctaCCTATATTCCCCATTTataattccatttttctccAATCAATGTGAAACAGGTTATTGAGGCCTATATCCAAATAGAGGAGGATAAAATAGAGCCCATGCAGACAGAGAGTCCACAGTACATGTCCACATGGACTTGGGTaagtattattttgaaaattcaaaattgtttaaacagacaatgcactgcagttttcgaaaaaatatatactaacAAATTGCCATTCTGTGATATCAGGCTTACATGCAAAGCTTCCTAGAGCCATCTTGGCACAGGTTCCTGTATGAACCCTTACTTGAAAAACTCGGGAAATGCaatgttcttttcttcccAATTATTTCACAAGAAGAGTTCCACTTCACACTTCTCACATTTCACAAAAATGAACGAAAGTGGAGACACTACAATCCACTTAGATCGTTGGGAcgtagaaaagaagaaaggtgcATTGACATTGCTCGAAACTTTGTAAGTGGAATGAAACTGTCTTAATTTCTcagcacaaacacaaacagaaactgcattgcagtttctgtattATACATACTGCCTAATTTCAGACCAAAACTATAATATGCAATGCACTGAttaccatttctttttctctttttttcttcttctttaaacaggttaataTTGTTGAAGGGTGGCTAGAATATATAAGACCTCAAGCACGAGTGTtcatagaaacaaaaaaaaaaccaacactaGTGGAGACACTACAATCCACTTAGATCGTTGGGAcgtagaaaagaagaaaggtgcATTGACATTGCTCGAAACTTTGTAACTGAAATGAAACTGTCTTAATTTCTcagcacaaacacaaacagaaactgcattgcagtttctgtattATACATACTGCCTAATTTCAGACCAAAACTATAATATGCAATGCACTGAttaccatttctttttctctttttttcttcttctttaaacaggttaataTTGTTGAAGGGTGGCTAGAATATATAAGACCTCAAGCACGAGTGTtcatagaaacaaaaaaaaaaaccaacacttGTGAAGCAAAAGGAAGGGCCCCCAACACTTGTACAAAAAGATTTGACTCCAAATGAAGAACTCACTCTCAAATGGGTTATGCAAAATccattgcagtttccatttgagGATGACATGGAATGTGCTCAACAAAGTGCATCTTCGTAAGAATTGTGTCTactcaactattcattacagtttgaaatcattcaaaagcaaaaaaaactaatctcGTATTTCATTTGCAGATTGGATTGCGGCATGTTCGTCATGTTCTATATGGATAAAATTGTACAAGGACAGCCCATTCCAAAAAGCGTGGACAAGAAATTCATGAATGAATATCGAGCACAATATGTCACAAAACTCCTACACCACAAAAACTGTGTAATTAATCGTCTCTAGTGATTTGCCTTTCGTTAACTCAAGACAATATGTATCTTAATTCTTGTGGatgtttgtaaatatttctagTTATGGTATATGAGAACATATttcctatacatatataaactgTAATATAATCTTGGAACAGGatgcaacaaaaccaaaaggaaacaaacaaactgcaatgcagtttctgcaacaaaatctgaaataaacagaaactgcattgcagtttctgcaacaaaatctgctcaaaatctgaaaacaagcattgaatggcagtcgaaaacgaatatccactcattaaacaattgtataattttcattaacttcaaaaaagaatcacaatatccaaaaatgtgaaaagaacccaaaagccaaagccataatcaaagtactaaaactttgttcaaaacacatttaagtagGTCAGCATTGAAATGTAGTTTCTGCTCATAATCTGCAACAAAAGctgctcaaaatctgaaataaacagaaactgcaatgcagtttctgcaacaaaatctgaaataaacagaaactgcaatgcagtttctgcaacaaaatctgctcaaaatctgaaaacaagcattgaatggcagtcgaaaacgaatatccactcattaaacaattgtataattttcattaacttcaaaaaagaatcacaatatccaaaaatgtgaaaagaacccaaaagccaaagccataatcaaagtactaaaactttgttcaaaacacatttaagtagGTCAGCATTGAAATGTAGTTTCTGCTCataatctgcaacaaaatctgctcaaaatctgaaataaacagaaatctgaaataaacagaaactgcaatgcagtttttgcaacaaaatctgaaataaacagaaactgcaatgcagtttctgcaacaaaatctgctcaaaatctgaaaacaagcattgaatggcagtcgaaaacgaatatccactcattaaacaattgtataattttcattaacttcaaaaaagaatcacaatatcCAATTAGACGCGGTGTAGCCAATTACAAGCAACTAAAACTGCAATACAGTTTTTGCAAAAAGTGCAACGCAGAAACTGACTATATATTCGCTAAACcatatctaaaataaaaaattgtcaaatgagAAGGAGTGTTCATATAATAGCCTTGCAAGTCTTCCTATTGTGCCCAGCAACACTGCACCGACTGCATTTCAATGGCCttttaaattcaccaaaaactttgatcctCTTTGTTGGTGGTCTTCCGGCTGGCCTCTTTGTAATTGGCGGAAGCACAACTCCAGCGGCAGAACCATTGCTGCCCAATCCTTTCCCAATATCTGGAATAGGAAAAATAGGACTCTCATAGGCTTTTCGAAAGAAGTCGGTTTTGTAGTAACACTCCACGTAATCATAAACTGAATCTCTCTTTGCTAGGATTGCAGCCACCGCATGTGTGCAAGGAAAACCGTCAATTTGCCAAAGACGGCAAGAACAAGTCCTTTGCTCGAGATCAACCATCACAGAATAATCAGCAAATACTTCAAAAACAGTGCTATTAGAACGACGAACTGCCCAAGTCCTACCGGCCTCCGCATTTTCATAGAGTCTAGTCTCCATCTCCGGACACAAAACTGTTGTCCACTTCTCCGCTTCAATTCTTCGTTGAGAATTCAATACCATCAATTTCTGTCGAATCCCTTCTATCAAAGGTAGCACCGGCAAATCTCGAAACACACCAACCCAATTATTAAAGGACTCCGCTAAACTGTTTGCCATCTCCCCATAACGCATTCCTTTGAAAAATGCGTTGGCATAGTGATCTCTAGACAAATCAGATATAAATGTCTTCACTTTCGAACTCCCAACAATCACCAACTCCTCCATTGCTACCTTAAACTCTTCCTCCGTAACAGCATATGCGCATctactaaataaattgataacacGGTCTTGGAGCAGTTTCCCATAACCTGACTTCGGGTACTTTGATATCAAATTCTGTTTGAGGTGATAATAACAGTAAGAATGAGGCCATCCGGGAAACACAAACCGCATTGCATTTAACAAACCTTGATTGCGGTCCGAGAAAAAGGTCACCACTCTCCCCATCGGTAGCAATATAGAAgccaaatgttgaagaaaccaAGTCCAATTCTCCTCTGTCTCAGAATCAACAACTCCAAAAGCTAGAGGATAAaaccctgcaaaacaaaaccaaaagcacaagtataagcaaaaaaaggaagctgcagtgcagtttatgTTGAAGAAACCAAGTCCAATTCTCCTCTGTCTCAGAATCAACAACTCCAAAAGCTAGAGGATAAaaccctgcaaaacaaaaccaaaagcacaagtataagcaaaaaagggaaactgcagtgcagtttatgaaaacaaatctgctcaaaaaagggaaactgcaatgcagtttctgctaaaaattgcaacaaatgaaaatctgCAATACATTACAGTAACCATACCTTGATTTCCATTCTTTCCCGAAGCACACAGAAGCTGCCCCTTGTACTTGCTCTTCAAAAACGTAGCATCAATGAACAACAAGGGTATGCAATATTGAAATCCAGCAATGCAACCGccaaaagacacaaaaaaccgtcgAAAGCGATTAATTCCAGCTTCACAATCAAGAGTGCAGAGAGAACCAGTGTTAGTTTCCTTTACGGCGTCCACATACCACACTAACTCGTTGAAGGACTTCGACTCATCACCGTGAACGTCCAATTTAGCTAACTCTTTGCCAAACCATGCGTGGTAGTATGAAATGTCTATACCATAATAATCTTTGAACTCGTGTATAATCTCAACTGGCTTCAGCTCTGGTTTTGCACGAATTCTGTCCACAATGAGGGAGGACACCACACGAGACCTCATCATCTTACTCTTTGATTCTCGTATCCGACCCGCACATGTATGAACATTATTTAACGTccgaattacaaaactgccagtAGCTTCACAACGAGAAGCATAAACACGCCAGCTGCAACCCTCCAATTTCTTATTCGAACAAACAGCAACCACCCGCTTCTTGTCATTGCCGgcatattcaaaattaaatcctaCTTCAAGAGCGTACTTGCACAATTTCAACCAGAACTCCTCTGCACCACCGTCAAACTTATGCCCCACATGATGTATGTATGTCTCCCACTCATTCGACAACAAAGGCTTAGCACTTGCTCTCTTCGACCTGCCCAAAAACTCGTTTCTGTCTTCGACAGTACTAGAACATGATGACTCGCCCTTTTCACATGCTATCAACTCCttatttacacaaaaatcACCACTATATTCACTGCTCCCGCATAAATCCTTCACTAAAATATCAATAGTCTTCTCATTtgatatcaacaaaaatgtccTCATCAAGTCCAAATCGCTATCCGTTTCTAGAAAACAACTCGGATAACTGGGCACCGAATACCGTAATGTGAAACAACCCAACtgcaaacccctaaacctcagacacaaagtcttcaaaatatcaaccatgGATGACTCtgatgaaactgaaaacatgATGGTTTCCGACTTATATGTGCACTTGGCAATGACACACACCTCCATTagccttgaaaatgcaaacaaaacaacaaacaaaaacagaatatcaaaacacgtttgacttcatgagcagttataacattcccataaaccctagcaaaaagcactctgaaattgaattatggaaccagaaactgcattgcagtttctggttcaaaatttgctacaaacaaccagaaatcaaaatgcaaagacagtACTGAATATGAAAACACGTttgacttcatgagcagttataatattcccataaaccctagcaaaaagcactctgaaattgaattatggaaccagaaactgcattgcagtttctggttcaaaatttagtacaaacaaccagaaattttGAATCCAACGATTTTGAATGGTTAATCCCTATAAACGAAGCAAAACCTAAACAAAGAGTAGTTTTGAATCCAACGATTCattcatttttccaaaaactgcattgcataaaGAACAACAGCAAAAATGTGTAATCCCTAAAATCGAAGACAAATCTGTGTTAgatggtcattttcttactgTTTTTTTCCCAAGAGAGTGAAAATCGCTTCGATAGTCGTCAATGGTTGtcgttgttggtggtggtttctgctcgtcgtcgttgctgctcgtcGTCGAACGAAATTTGCCTGCCAAACGAACGAAATCTGCTGCCAAACAACTGAGCTCGAAGacgaaacagagaagaacaCGAAGCTGCTGCCAAACGAACGAGAACGAAAACGAAACAGAGAAGTCGCGCCTTGTTTAAACATTCAGGAGCAAAAGCGTCATTTACTGTATAGGTTTACAAATGGGCCAACGAATCTGGGCCTCTCTTTGGGCTAATCcaaaatagtaattttttcctaggtattaaaactaaaaccaaaatatccaatatcttacaaactaattaataaagttaattatgtctaaaacctaatttttcttattatttaagCATGGACAATTcaaatatacattatataaatatttttaggtCTATtcatttggggaaaaaaaacacacaaaaacgaattttgacaagaaaattaaatatatatctttGAATTTACATATTCCCTATTGGAgtaaaaatcatatttataCCCTCTGGAGGATGTTAAAGAGGATGTTAAATCAAAAATACACCCCTAACTGTAGATGCTCTTACTACTAGATTGGGATTTTGAGTGCATGATTTTgtctatattttaatttgtaattgcattattatttgtttaaccaaattctaaaaacaaaaaggaaacaagaaaaaaaccagtattttattttattttaattttgttttatgaaatgcCTCTCTGAGATGTTGCAATATATTGCAGCTTCCTTTTTGGGCATAAGATCTCCAGTGCCTTGCACGTTGAGAAAATTTGTGAAGAAATCAAAACTAGGGTCTGGGATGAACTTTGCATATGGAGGGACAGGTGTTTTTGATAGAGTGTTTCGTGGACCAAACTTGACCACCCAAATCGACTTTTTCCAACAGCTGCTTGAACAAAAACTCTATAGTACCAAAAACGACGTCGTTAACTCGTCCATTGCTCTCGTATCAGTTGCGGGTAACGACTACGCTGCTTATCTTGGCAACCACACTGAGGTAAGTGGTTAAGTTAACTCTATCTGTTTGTTGACATGCATGCAATGTAGGCAAGTCGGaaagccttttttttcttttctttttctttaataatttaagtgAGACGTGTATAACACATGATTTTCTTTAATAGATTCTATAACAGAGTTAGCATATGGAGTTAAATCatggatttaaaaaaatcgaGATGACATCTCTTAAGTTTTTCTCTAAcgtaagaaaatataaaataatgtatAAGTTCATGTGacatttctaaaattttacTTAACTATTATTGTACTGCACAATTATCATATCTTCAGGATTTCGCAGTGGTCACTAAATCCATTATTAAGCAGCTTGCTGTGGATTTAGAGCGCATACATGGGTTGAGAGTGAGAAAAATTGCTGTTACAGCAATAGGGCCCCTGGGATGTCTGCCCCGCATGACTTCCTTTCTTTCATATCAGAATTGTAGTGAAGTTGCCAGTTTGGTTTCAATTTTCCATAACCAGATTTTGCGTCAAAAAGTTGAAGAGTTGAACAAGGAGACTAAGAAATCTTCATTTGTAATCTTGGATCTTTATAACGCATCTCTGTCTGCAATTATGCTCCCAAAACACTATcaaggtaattaattaattaactcttTGTAATGAACTGTAACTTTGTCCTTTCTACTGTTATTActgttaatgtatgcattttgagtttttcttttggcttcccttgacaactttgtaataggatttctattgttatttatcaagctcaagtttagattgagaatagcttctctaggtgttcttaactAATAACAATCCTATGGAGGTTAAGCAAATTGACAAAGTAAATTGTGCATTGCATAACATTCcattaaactgttttcataaaataatgaCTAGTCATTTGTTTCttgtatgactagtcatccttgctCTGTAGGATTTCCAGCTGGATAACCAACTTTTTTGTCctattctcttttctctctctgctgccATGTGTGATTCTGACCTAAGGGAATTTTTGTCTGTAAAGGCAAAGGAATTCCTCTTTGGGTAGTCGTCTCTTTTGGGTGGAAATTTTAGAAAGTTTGGCTTGGCATCTttcgcttcttcttcctcaagagaGAACCATATATTTCATCTATGAGTTTTTCccaattgatttctttttgaaaaactgcatttgaaataCAAATCTGCATCTAGCTACTTAAAACACTCTCTCATTTATATCTAGGTCAGATTCATGACTGATTTAttcaagagtatggtttcttgaggaaattggtcattctccTTTGAATCCAATTTTTCGTTTCTGTTTGAGTTAGAGCTTGCAAGCTGGTGCCATGGGATGAATGAGCTGGAGAAGGAGCTGCCACTGCCATGAAGAACTGAGCTTCAAGCTgtgctaagttggagaagaagattgcacaaaggaggtatagctcatcttcctaaatagatctaggtttttcttgagcttgcttgtcttcctttgtaagaatctttttctacttagtaGATTGCCTGGTCAgttgatgacccccagtttttcccaatggtgggtttctaggtgaacaatttctgattacatctctgtaatttttctgggtttgtgtttttggtggTTGACTGGTCATCGTAtgaattctgggtttgtgttcttggtggttgactcgtcatcgtatgaattgtggttgactagtcatcatatgaattctgggtttgtgttcttagtggttgactagtcatcgtatgAATTCTGGGTTTGTATCCTtgtagttgactagtcatcattatctgctatttggtgtttgcttgattatgctatcttcacacactttcaccatagttgttgctagcacaggggatgcctagattgacgagtccttctgagtgcctaggttgtcactagtaattctCTAGGCTTGCAGGTACATCTTGGTATGTTCTATGTATGTTATTGTTTGGTATAATTCATATCTGACAGTTCACTAGTCATAAGAGTATTTGGTCAAGGTCTAGAGTGTGTGAAGTTTGTTGCGTTCTTGGTTGAATATCTTTTAAGTTTACCCCTCAtcacctaagtaccaatttcaattggtatcagagcatcaACTCTTAACATAAATAGAGAGATCATTTGGGTGCTAATTGGTATTAGGTGTGTAAACATAAAAATGGATCAAACTGCTTCTTGCATTCATGATGAGCTTGCCTTGTTTGTTAAGAAATATAGAAGGGTTGTCAAAGATAAAACCAAAGTCACTAGGAATTGTCAACATCTTCCTCGTTCGTCTACATGTGTGTCTCAAGACAATGTTCTTAAAGAGAGGAATTTTTTGAAAGGTCTTGTAAAGTGCTATCTATGTGGTGGTGCTGGTCACATTGATGTAGAATGTGCAAATAACCACATGACTGAGTCTAATGGGAGAGAAGAGTCAATTAGTGCACAATGGAGTGATAATGATAGTGATGATTCCAATAACTATATCACTTCATCTTATGAAGAGGCAAATAATTTTGCCCTTGTAGGTTCTGTTCATAACTCTAGCCTTTCTAGAGTTCATGTAGTTAAGGAAGGAAAATCTGATTCAGGAAATGAATCTGTATCTGGAGATGATAGGCAGGATGACCAGTCATACAGGGAACATGATGACCAGTCATACAAGGAACAGGATGACCAGTCATACTTGGGTATGTGTGAAAAGTATGATGTCCTTTTTACTGAAACTTCCAAGCTTAAGGAAAGAAATCTCTTACTTGAAAGGAAGGTAAAGAACCTGGAAATTCTTAATTGCACTTTTAAAGAagcaaataatgaattgagtgAAAATGTTGAGACCTTGGAGAGTGAATGGGATTCATTGATTGTCATTAAAAATGTCATTTCAAACCAAGTGAATGTGCTTAAGGAAAACAACTTGATTGTCCAAGCCTCCAACAAGAATTTGTTGACTCAGATAATTGAGTCAAATGACACGATGATCAAGCTTACCATAGGGCTAAAAAAGTGGATAAAATGTTGAATATGGGTAAGGTTCATGGAGACAAAACTGGTTATGGTTATGGTTGTTCTAGTTTATGTGTTCCTCCTCCTTTGACCACATTTGTCAAGGAGTCAAATACAAAGTTTAATGTTTTAGAGCCAACTAGAACTCAAAGATTCATTCCTACTTGTCACCATTGTGGTGTGAAAGGTCACATTCGACCTAGGTGTAATGCTCTAAGGAATGTGTCTAGAGCAACCAATGCAAATGGCTTGAAGAACCATGTTTCATCTCTTAAAACATGTAAGCTTGCTGTTCTTTGTAAAAGGGATAAACATTCTTCACTTGCAAAATTTGGtttcccaaaaccaaaaaggttCATTCCTACTTGCCATCATTGTGGCACATTAGGACACATAAGACCAAAGTGTTTTGAGCTTAggaattttgagaaaaagtcTTTTGTTCATTTCAAAAAAGTAAATGATGACTCACTTCAAACTCAAGTGAATGATCTTCTTTATAAAGTTGTCAAAATTCCTAAGGTGATCTTTTTGCCTCATAAAGTCTCAAAAGTGAAGCAAGTTTGGATCAAAAAGGAAGACCATGTTCTTCCTCATGTTGGTGactagtttctttattttatgtatctaGACCATTCTCTTGTTTGTGTGTGCTTCATGGAGTCTAGATATATTGTCATGCATTTGCaccttgttcttttgttttattaggattcatttgttttataatttttaaatgtgGTCCTTGCATGCATGTCTTTCAATCATCTCTCTCACAGTGCTTTGAATCTTGGGTGatcaacaaaatttcatgTTCTTTTGAACTTGTTCATATTTATCTTGTTGGTCTTGTCCAAACATTTTCCCTTGGTGGCAAGGTATACATCATATCCATTGTAGATGACTTCTTTGGGTTTATTTAGGTCTCATTCTTTCttgaaaaatcagaaaccTTTCAAAGGTTTAAATCTGTCTACcatcttttataaaaaagttAAGATGACGAGTCATCTGCCTCTTGTTAGAATTAGAACAGATCATGGTTCTGAGTTTGAGAATTctcagtttttaaaatttggtgAGGTGATGAGAATTAAGCATAAGTTCTCTGCACCTATTAcacctcagcaaaatggtgttgtggagagaaaaaaaaaaagagttccTGTTGAGATGGCTAGGGTGATGCTCAATAGCAAAAATTTTGTTAAACATTTTTGGGCTAAAGCTGTAAATACAGCTTGTTACATCTCAAACAGGGAGTTTTTGAGGTATGGTGCCAAACAAACTCCCTATGTGCTTTGGAAAGGTAAGAAACCCAATGTGTCTTATTTTAGAGTCTTTGGTAGCACGTGTTTTATCTTAAGAGATTGTGAACACCTTACTAGTCTGCAAGTTAATACCCTTTTTCATTGGACTAGATGCCGTTGGCATGATGCGTATTTATCTTAGTT
Above is a window of Prunus persica cultivar Lovell chromosome G2, Prunus_persica_NCBIv2, whole genome shotgun sequence DNA encoding:
- the LOC18787785 gene encoding GDSL esterase/lipase At5g03610, which translates into the protein MEKQTAIASSCLFLLYIATFTAAEVLEAHHHHHRHNHHGSVKFFVFGDSYANIGNTGKSVSASWKEPYGINFSGKSADRFSDSLVLTDYVASFLGIRSPVPCTLRKFVKKSKLGSGMNFAYGGTGVFDRVFRGPNLTTQIDFFQQLLEQKLYSTKNDVVNSSIALVSVAGNDYAAYLGNHTEDFAVVTKSIIKQLAVDLERIHGLRVRKIAVTAIGPLGCLPRMTSFLSYQNCSEVASLVSIFHNQILRQKVEELNKETKKSSFVILDLYNASLSAIMLPKHYQGFPAG